From Alienimonas californiensis, a single genomic window includes:
- a CDS encoding GNAT family N-acetyltransferase: MAVSPPSADAAPAVGSVAAPSSPTLVRPAVQSDVPAVHAFIRPFVATGRLLERTMDELEELVPTGFVAVDPDAAAAGDGAPEPADGRVVGFAALEIYSPKLAEVRSLAVSDAYRGKGVGRALVARCVALARQRNVLEVMAVTSSESFFTGCGFDFTLPGEKKALFLQTRDVPARPVEG, encoded by the coding sequence ATGGCCGTTTCTCCCCCGTCCGCCGACGCCGCTCCCGCCGTCGGTTCCGTCGCCGCCCCGAGTTCGCCGACGCTGGTGCGGCCGGCCGTCCAGAGCGACGTGCCGGCCGTGCACGCGTTTATCCGCCCGTTCGTCGCCACCGGCCGTCTGCTGGAGCGGACGATGGACGAGTTGGAGGAACTCGTGCCGACCGGCTTCGTCGCGGTCGACCCGGACGCCGCTGCGGCGGGGGACGGCGCCCCGGAACCCGCCGACGGGCGGGTGGTGGGCTTTGCGGCGCTGGAGATCTACTCGCCCAAGCTGGCGGAAGTCCGCAGCCTCGCGGTCTCGGACGCCTACCGCGGCAAGGGCGTGGGCAGGGCGCTGGTCGCCCGCTGCGTGGCCCTCGCCCGCCAGCGGAACGTGCTGGAGGTCATGGCCGTGACCAGCAGCGAATCGTTCTTCACTGGCTGCGGGTTCGACTTCACCCTGCCCGGCGAGAAGAAGGCGCTGTTCCTGCAAACCCGCGACGTCCCCGCCCGCCCCGTCGAGGGCTGA
- a CDS encoding HEAT repeat domain-containing protein, producing the protein MFGLFAPRPPLETLEQAWIERRLGDVARQFGPERLGLGDAPAEGQLKPSEAMGGTRSTEDVDRLFARLVDRLGPAPVTPTLAWYDGDAHLSTDKNAIPVPRSAIADPPTLGAALVRGACRRMHFGEGEADLRAVDLVATALGCGLFLCLADAPEAAAPGDRGLTSREIGYALALLWHVRQEAGGASSDPPWLGELRGDAAAAVTGGLKYLRKAGDARFTAASLRDSSPPTEAAVRKELHHKRPARRLAAVWDAAQLPDRESRTPGVESATLLGLLETLHDREPAVRAASAEALGRLCPNAAADRETWDRVLLGLIGATEDTLAAVRAAALRGLAAAPDLGEAEAAREELDRVVLAGLAARTPAVRSAAAAVATRLPPVPAEAGGLREEPFAPAVLKALVGALVRCDDAEAAGHVATLRALHPDPAALAEERVDDDELLSRVLDALGDAPLAAPEPEPEPVGAAE; encoded by the coding sequence ATGTTCGGTCTGTTCGCCCCCCGCCCGCCCCTCGAAACGCTGGAGCAGGCGTGGATTGAACGACGGCTGGGCGACGTCGCCCGCCAGTTCGGCCCGGAGCGGCTGGGGCTGGGCGACGCCCCTGCCGAGGGCCAACTGAAACCGTCCGAGGCGATGGGCGGGACCCGCTCGACCGAGGACGTCGACCGCCTGTTCGCCCGCCTCGTGGACCGGCTGGGCCCGGCGCCGGTCACGCCGACGCTCGCCTGGTACGACGGCGACGCCCATCTCTCGACGGACAAGAACGCGATCCCCGTTCCCCGCAGTGCCATCGCCGATCCGCCGACGCTCGGGGCGGCGCTGGTCCGGGGAGCCTGCCGCCGCATGCACTTCGGCGAGGGCGAGGCGGATCTGCGGGCGGTGGACCTCGTGGCGACCGCGCTGGGGTGCGGGCTGTTCCTGTGCCTCGCCGACGCTCCAGAGGCCGCGGCCCCGGGCGACCGCGGGCTGACCAGCCGGGAGATCGGCTACGCCCTCGCCCTGCTCTGGCACGTCCGGCAGGAGGCGGGCGGAGCGTCCAGCGATCCGCCCTGGCTGGGCGAACTCCGCGGCGACGCCGCCGCGGCCGTCACCGGGGGGCTGAAGTACCTCCGCAAGGCCGGCGACGCCCGCTTCACCGCCGCCTCGCTCCGCGACTCCTCACCGCCGACGGAGGCCGCGGTGCGGAAGGAACTGCACCACAAACGCCCGGCCCGCCGTTTGGCCGCCGTGTGGGACGCTGCGCAACTCCCAGATCGGGAGTCACGGACTCCCGGCGTGGAGTCCGCGACTCTTCTAGGACTCCTGGAGACGCTCCACGACCGCGAACCGGCGGTGCGGGCGGCTTCGGCGGAGGCGCTCGGCCGGCTCTGCCCGAACGCTGCCGCCGACCGCGAGACCTGGGACCGCGTGCTGCTGGGGCTGATCGGGGCGACGGAGGACACGCTCGCGGCGGTGCGGGCGGCGGCGCTGCGGGGGTTGGCGGCGGCGCCGGATCTCGGCGAGGCGGAAGCCGCCCGGGAGGAGTTGGACCGGGTGGTTCTCGCCGGCCTCGCGGCCCGCACGCCGGCGGTGCGGTCCGCGGCGGCGGCGGTCGCCACGCGGTTGCCGCCCGTGCCGGCGGAAGCCGGCGGGCTGAGGGAAGAACCGTTCGCCCCCGCCGTGCTCAAGGCGCTGGTCGGGGCGCTGGTGCGGTGCGACGACGCCGAGGCCGCCGGGCACGTCGCCACGCTGCGGGCGCTGCACCCGGACCCGGCGGCGCTCGCCGAGGAGCGGGTGGACGACGACGAACTGCTGTCCCGCGTGCTGGACGCCCTCGGCGACGCCCCGCTGGCGGCTCCCGAGCCGGAACCGGAGCCGGTCGGGGCCGCGGAGTAG
- the glnA gene encoding type I glutamate--ammonia ligase, whose translation MTPREVLALCRERDLNAVDLRFMDFPGTQKHFTRPLSRLTEASFEEGFGFDGSGMRGWQAVNESDLLVVPQADTAMVDPFMERTLALTCTVRDPVTGEDYPKDPRNIARNAERYMRSLGIADEALIGPEAEFFVFDSVAFDSNTHESFYHLDSAEGQWTRGRRGVGPSGTGVGSGGVSNSGYQVRQGEGYFPTPPTDTLQDLRGEIMRVLEEVGIAAEGHHHEIATAGQCEVDMRFAPLLKTADNLLRYKYVVKNVAARRGKTATFMPKPLYDDAGNGLHLHLSLWKDGAPLFAGGNYGGLSDIALHALGGILAHAPALFAFCCPTTNSYKRLVPGFEAPVNLTYSYRNRSAAVRIPVNAQRPEDKRFEFRVPDPSCNAHLACAALLMAALDGVQNRIDPGPPLDKDLYDLGSEEVRDVPPVPATLAEALAALRKDHEFLLRGDVFTEDVIDTWIRVKTEHEVLAVRRRPHPHEFALYYDV comes from the coding sequence ATGACCCCCCGCGAAGTTCTCGCCCTCTGCCGTGAACGCGACCTCAACGCGGTCGATCTGCGCTTCATGGACTTCCCCGGCACGCAGAAGCACTTCACGCGGCCGCTCTCGCGGCTGACGGAAGCCAGCTTCGAGGAGGGGTTCGGTTTCGACGGCTCCGGCATGCGGGGCTGGCAGGCCGTCAACGAGTCCGACCTGCTGGTCGTCCCGCAGGCGGACACCGCGATGGTCGACCCCTTCATGGAGCGCACGCTGGCGCTGACCTGCACCGTTCGCGACCCCGTCACCGGCGAGGACTACCCCAAGGACCCCCGCAACATCGCGCGCAACGCCGAGCGCTACATGCGGAGCCTCGGCATCGCGGACGAAGCGCTGATCGGGCCGGAGGCGGAGTTTTTCGTGTTCGACTCCGTGGCGTTCGATTCCAACACGCACGAATCGTTCTACCACCTGGACAGCGCCGAGGGGCAGTGGACCCGCGGCCGCCGCGGCGTGGGGCCGAGCGGCACCGGCGTGGGCTCCGGGGGCGTCTCCAACAGCGGTTACCAGGTCCGGCAGGGGGAGGGCTACTTCCCCACGCCCCCGACCGACACGCTGCAGGATCTCCGCGGAGAGATCATGCGGGTTTTGGAGGAGGTGGGCATTGCCGCGGAGGGGCATCACCACGAGATCGCCACCGCCGGCCAGTGCGAGGTCGACATGCGATTCGCCCCGCTGCTGAAGACCGCCGACAACCTGCTGCGCTACAAATACGTGGTGAAGAACGTCGCCGCCCGCCGCGGCAAGACGGCCACCTTCATGCCCAAGCCGCTCTACGACGACGCCGGCAACGGACTGCACCTTCATCTCAGCTTATGGAAGGACGGCGCCCCGCTGTTCGCCGGCGGGAACTACGGCGGGCTCTCCGACATCGCCCTGCACGCGCTGGGCGGCATCCTGGCCCACGCCCCGGCCCTGTTCGCGTTCTGCTGCCCGACGACCAACAGCTATAAGCGGCTCGTTCCCGGCTTCGAGGCGCCGGTGAACCTCACCTACTCCTACCGCAACCGCTCCGCGGCGGTCCGTATCCCGGTGAACGCCCAGCGGCCGGAGGACAAGCGGTTTGAGTTCCGCGTCCCCGACCCCAGCTGCAACGCCCACCTCGCCTGTGCGGCGCTGCTGATGGCGGCACTCGACGGCGTCCAGAACCGCATCGACCCCGGCCCGCCGCTGGACAAGGACCTCTACGATCTGGGCAGCGAGGAGGTGCGGGACGTGCCCCCCGTCCCGGCAACCCTCGCCGAGGCCCTCGCCGCCCTGCGGAAGGACCACGAGTTCCTGCTGCGGGGCGACGTGTTCACCGAGGACGTGATCGACACCTGGATCCGGGTGAAGACGGAGCACGAGGTCCTCGCCGTCCGCCGCCGCCCCCACCCGCACGAGTTCGCCCTCTACTACGACGTGTGA